Proteins from a genomic interval of Bradyrhizobium sp. CCGB01:
- a CDS encoding winged helix-turn-helix domain-containing protein has protein sequence MRYFFEDYALDIDRRELHRGSNVVPTAPQVFDLLDYLIRNRERVVSKDDLVNAIWNGRIVSDVALTTRLNAARSAIGDCGDEQRLIKTLPRKGLSFRRRGAPIRRHVGINRGRGFVEARTGASRQALDRGVAVREHERRSRAAIFCRRNGRGDHDSAFAVQMAVRHRAGIRASPSRAGRSISRRSDASLACAMCLRGLCASRRAKFASQGN, from the coding sequence ATGCGCTATTTCTTCGAGGACTACGCTCTCGACATCGACCGGCGTGAGCTGCATCGCGGCTCGAACGTCGTCCCCACTGCACCGCAGGTTTTCGATCTGCTCGATTACCTGATCCGGAACAGGGAGCGGGTCGTCAGCAAAGACGACCTCGTGAACGCCATCTGGAATGGACGCATCGTGTCCGATGTGGCGCTGACCACGCGTCTCAACGCTGCCCGAAGCGCGATCGGTGATTGCGGCGACGAACAACGCCTGATCAAGACGCTGCCGCGAAAAGGGCTTTCGTTTCGTCGGCGCGGTGCACCAATCCGCCGTCACGTCGGAATCAACCGGGGGCGTGGTTTCGTCGAAGCCCGCACCGGCGCTTCCCGACAAGCCCTCGATCGCGGTGTTGCCGTTCGAGAACATGAGCGGCGATCCAGAGCAGCAATATTTTGCCGACGGAATGGTCGAGGAGATCACGACAGCGCTTTCGCGGTTCAAATGGCTGTTCGTCATCGCGCGGGAATTCGAGCTTCACCTTCAAGGGCAGGGCGGTCGATATCAAGGAGGTCGGACGCCAGCTTGGCGTGCGCTATGTGCTTGAGGGGTCTGTGCGCAAGTCGGCGGGCAAAGTTCGCATCGCAGGGCAATTGA
- a CDS encoding DNA polymerase IV has translation MSTLEAAGPRCFCRDCSADLDMGVRRCSACGSPRLIRHRTLASLTIAHIDCDAFYATVEKRDNPDIADKPVIIGGGKRGVVSAACYIARTYGVRSAMPMFKALEACPHATVIPPDMAKYVRVGREVRQAMQALTPLVEPLSIDEAFLDLSGTERVHGMIPAKVLARFARNIERDIGISVSVGLSCNKFLAKIASDLDKPRGFAALDQEEARSMLADKPVGFIFGVGPATQERLVQRGFRIIADLQKADEIEMMRQFPSDGRRLWRLARGIDDRRVEPDRGAKTISSETTFETDIRDFATLEKILWRLCEKTSSRLKSSELAGSTVTLKLKTADFRQRTRSQSIAAPTQLAAKIFSICREMLAREIDGTAFRLMGAGVSALRDGSPADDTDMLDRRAAHAERAVDSLRKKFGKSAVIRGIAYEGPETGQQE, from the coding sequence GTGAGCACCCTGGAGGCGGCCGGGCCCCGCTGCTTCTGCCGGGATTGTTCGGCCGACCTGGATATGGGCGTGCGGCGCTGCTCCGCCTGCGGCTCCCCTCGCCTCATCCGCCACCGCACGCTGGCGAGCCTGACCATCGCCCACATCGACTGCGACGCCTTCTATGCGACGGTCGAGAAGCGCGACAATCCCGATATCGCCGACAAGCCCGTCATCATCGGCGGGGGCAAGCGCGGCGTAGTGTCGGCCGCCTGCTACATCGCGCGCACCTATGGCGTGCGCTCGGCCATGCCGATGTTCAAGGCGCTGGAGGCGTGCCCCCATGCAACCGTGATCCCGCCGGACATGGCGAAGTACGTCCGCGTCGGCCGCGAGGTGCGGCAGGCCATGCAGGCGCTGACGCCGCTGGTCGAGCCGCTCTCGATCGACGAGGCCTTTCTCGATCTCTCCGGCACCGAGCGGGTTCACGGCATGATCCCGGCCAAAGTGCTCGCGCGGTTCGCGCGCAACATCGAGCGTGACATCGGCATCTCAGTCTCGGTCGGCCTGTCCTGCAACAAGTTCCTGGCCAAGATCGCCTCCGACCTCGACAAGCCGCGCGGCTTCGCCGCGCTCGACCAGGAGGAAGCGCGCTCGATGCTGGCGGACAAGCCGGTCGGCTTCATCTTCGGCGTCGGCCCGGCCACCCAGGAGCGCCTCGTGCAACGCGGCTTCCGGATCATCGCCGACCTGCAAAAGGCCGACGAGATCGAGATGATGCGGCAGTTTCCGAGCGACGGCCGCAGGCTGTGGCGACTCGCCCGCGGCATCGACGACCGCCGCGTCGAGCCCGACCGCGGCGCCAAGACGATTTCCAGCGAAACCACGTTCGAGACCGATATCCGCGATTTCGCGACGCTGGAGAAGATTTTGTGGCGGCTGTGCGAGAAGACGTCATCGCGGCTGAAGAGCAGCGAGCTGGCCGGCTCGACCGTCACGCTGAAGCTGAAGACCGCCGATTTCCGGCAGCGTACCCGCTCGCAGTCGATCGCGGCCCCGACGCAGCTCGCCGCAAAGATCTTCTCGATCTGCCGCGAGATGCTCGCCAGGGAGATCGACGGCACCGCCTTCCGCCTGATGGGCGCCGGCGTCAGCGCGCTGCGTGACGGCTCGCCCGCCGACGACACCGACATGCTCGACCGCCGTGCCGCCCACGCCGAGCGCGCGGTGGACAGTCTGCGCAAGAAGTTCGGCAAGTCTGCCGTCATTCGCGGCATCGCATATGAGGGACCGGAAACGGGACAGCAGGAGTGA
- a CDS encoding tetratricopeptide repeat protein codes for MRKSAGKVRIAGQLIDAVTGAHIWADRFERDLTDVFALQDEVAVAVVSAIEPKLLQTEIAMATRRRPENLTAYDFYLRALPQYYTSTREGFAEAIRLAHNALELDPRSGSVAALASLCHALNVTMGFSADPYFDRREAIRLFRLALSIDDSDPDALANAATVSAFMVGDCESEIEMADRAVALNPNSFWAWHGRGWVYRIAGQPEEAIRSFERAMRMSPVDPLLHRSFIGMAMAFIELGRFDEAIVAARKAVRQNPSHSASYRCLASAFAHCGRDTEAREAAAGVLEHDPSFTISTYIARGGQSKAKLLIEGFRKAGLPE; via the coding sequence GTGCGCAAGTCGGCGGGCAAAGTTCGCATCGCAGGGCAATTGATTGATGCGGTTACGGGCGCGCACATCTGGGCCGACAGGTTCGAGCGCGACCTGACGGACGTTTTTGCTCTCCAGGACGAGGTCGCAGTCGCTGTCGTTTCGGCCATTGAGCCGAAGTTGCTCCAAACGGAAATTGCGATGGCGACGCGGCGGCGGCCGGAAAACCTTACAGCCTATGATTTCTACCTCCGGGCTTTGCCGCAATATTACACCTCGACGCGCGAAGGGTTCGCTGAAGCGATAAGGCTCGCTCATAACGCCCTGGAGCTGGACCCCCGGTCCGGCTCCGTAGCGGCTTTGGCGAGCCTGTGCCACGCGCTCAACGTGACCATGGGGTTTTCTGCCGATCCCTATTTCGATCGCAGGGAAGCGATCCGACTTTTTCGTCTGGCACTGAGCATCGACGACAGCGATCCCGATGCGTTGGCGAACGCTGCTACCGTCTCGGCCTTCATGGTTGGCGATTGTGAAAGCGAGATCGAGATGGCGGATCGCGCAGTCGCACTCAACCCGAATTCATTCTGGGCGTGGCATGGCAGAGGCTGGGTGTACAGGATAGCGGGGCAGCCGGAAGAAGCGATCAGGAGCTTTGAGCGTGCCATGCGCATGAGCCCGGTCGATCCGCTCCTGCACCGCTCCTTCATCGGCATGGCCATGGCATTCATTGAACTCGGCCGCTTTGACGAGGCCATCGTGGCAGCAAGGAAGGCCGTTCGTCAGAACCCCTCTCATTCGGCATCCTACCGGTGTCTTGCATCCGCTTTTGCCCATTGCGGACGCGACACGGAGGCGCGCGAGGCCGCGGCGGGGGTACTCGAGCACGACCCTTCCTTTACAATATCCACCTACATCGCTCGCGGTGGGCAATCAAAGGCGAAGCTCTTGATCGAGGGGTTTCGGAAAGCCGGGTTGCCCGAGTAG
- a CDS encoding BA14K family protein, protein MTGLKVLAAVALLSGLTASTAYAQSGFASSHPDTYEAENPNRNLNGTLTPAGRLGLELPDGAAPAQGVDNALARADGAVSRACSERYRSYDPATSTYIDRDGRRHLCR, encoded by the coding sequence ATGACTGGACTTAAGGTTCTTGCTGCCGTGGCTTTGTTGTCGGGCCTGACCGCAAGCACTGCCTACGCGCAATCTGGCTTTGCAAGCAGCCATCCGGATACGTACGAGGCCGAGAACCCCAATCGCAACCTGAACGGCACGCTGACGCCGGCCGGCCGGCTGGGCCTCGAGTTGCCGGATGGCGCAGCTCCCGCACAAGGAGTGGACAACGCCCTGGCTCGCGCGGATGGCGCAGTCTCACGTGCTTGCTCGGAGCGCTATCGATCCTACGATCCAGCCACGAGCACCTACATCGATCGGGACGGCAGGCGTCATCTTTGCAGGTAA
- a CDS encoding MFS transporter yields the protein MPLLQVLRPTLPILIGASIMLTLSMGLRQSLGIFMQPLTHDIHISISDFTLALAVQNLAWGFLQPLAGAMTVRYGFRPIMIVGSLMYIVGLILMASANGLVSIMIGGGVLIGTSLACTAAAIAMSVAARAVPETVRSTVLGIVSGAGSLGALLSAPIGQMLNEGFGWRVGLAGFVVMSVLMIPAAWYAGRIDKVPLPKPAADDIGDATAASVAKAAFGNAPFVVMTCAYLVCGMQLVFLTTHLPSYLAICGLDPMLSAQTLGMIGGFNVLGSLFFGWAGQRWNKLALLGGIYILRSLALAWYFMLPATPFSTLLFGAIMGFLWMGVGPLVAGAVAEMFGLRWQAMIQGLAFMSHQIGSFLGAYGGGVLYDALGSYTMAWRIGVALGLAGGIVQVAFALIRPSQPPAPVLRTA from the coding sequence ATGCCCCTGTTGCAGGTCCTGCGTCCGACATTGCCCATCCTGATCGGCGCCTCGATCATGCTGACGCTGAGCATGGGGCTGCGGCAGAGCCTCGGCATCTTCATGCAGCCGCTGACGCATGACATCCACATTTCGATCTCGGACTTCACGCTGGCGCTGGCCGTGCAGAACCTCGCCTGGGGCTTTCTCCAGCCGCTCGCCGGCGCGATGACCGTGCGCTACGGGTTTCGGCCGATCATGATCGTGGGATCGCTGATGTACATCGTGGGCCTGATCCTGATGGCGAGTGCGAACGGGCTCGTCAGCATCATGATCGGCGGCGGCGTGCTGATCGGCACGTCGCTGGCCTGCACCGCGGCGGCGATCGCGATGTCGGTGGCCGCGCGCGCGGTCCCGGAAACGGTGCGCTCCACCGTGCTCGGCATCGTCTCCGGTGCCGGCTCGCTCGGCGCACTGCTGTCGGCGCCGATCGGGCAGATGCTCAATGAGGGCTTTGGCTGGCGCGTCGGGCTCGCCGGCTTCGTCGTCATGTCGGTGCTGATGATTCCCGCCGCCTGGTATGCGGGCCGCATCGACAAGGTGCCGCTGCCCAAGCCTGCTGCCGACGACATCGGTGATGCCACGGCGGCGTCAGTGGCGAAGGCGGCGTTCGGCAATGCGCCCTTCGTGGTGATGACCTGCGCCTATCTCGTCTGCGGCATGCAGCTCGTGTTCCTCACCACGCATCTGCCGTCGTATCTGGCAATCTGCGGCCTCGATCCGATGCTGAGCGCGCAGACGCTCGGCATGATCGGCGGCTTCAACGTGCTCGGCTCGCTGTTCTTCGGCTGGGCCGGCCAGCGCTGGAACAAGCTGGCGCTGCTGGGCGGCATCTACATCCTGCGCTCGCTCGCGCTCGCCTGGTACTTCATGCTGCCGGCGACGCCGTTCTCGACGTTGTTGTTCGGCGCCATCATGGGTTTCCTCTGGATGGGCGTCGGCCCGCTGGTCGCAGGCGCCGTCGCCGAGATGTTCGGCCTGCGCTGGCAGGCGATGATCCAGGGCCTCGCCTTCATGAGCCACCAGATCGGCAGCTTCCTCGGTGCGTATGGAGGAGGGGTGCTCTACGACGCGCTCGGCTCCTACACCATGGCCTGGCGCATCGGCGTCGCGCTCGGACTTGCCGGGGGTATCGTGCAGGTGGCGTTCGCGCTGATCCGGCCGTCGCAGCCGCCGGCGCCGGTGTTGCGGACGGCGTAG
- a CDS encoding DUF3572 domain-containing protein: MKKPVHNPREVAEIVAIQALSFVAGDPERLGLFLAETGVGPETLRNAASDPNFLLSVLDFVMRDDATVKAFASTVELHPTNVAAARQVLGDALGDPSWERDVP, encoded by the coding sequence TTGAAAAAGCCTGTTCACAACCCTCGCGAAGTCGCTGAAATCGTTGCGATTCAGGCGCTGTCCTTCGTTGCCGGCGATCCCGAGCGGCTGGGCCTGTTTCTGGCTGAGACGGGGGTCGGTCCGGAGACCCTGCGCAATGCCGCCTCCGACCCGAATTTCCTCCTCAGCGTGCTCGACTTCGTGATGCGCGATGACGCCACCGTGAAGGCCTTTGCCAGCACGGTGGAACTGCATCCGACCAACGTTGCCGCGGCGCGGCAGGTCCTGGGCGACGCGCTCGGTGACCCCTCCTGGGAGCGCGACGTGCCGTGA
- a CDS encoding ACT domain-containing protein has translation MTGEHDLDALLRTMKPELLDGTFVFCTLAPSATIPATFSPVLTFREREGTTLVILREQAEAAGLHYAFPARLITLTVHSALDAVGFLAAITARLAEAGISVNAVSAFHHDHLFVPADKADAAMAVLQEMSNAKHA, from the coding sequence GTGACAGGCGAACACGATCTCGACGCGCTGCTGAGAACCATGAAGCCGGAGCTGCTGGACGGCACCTTCGTGTTTTGCACGCTTGCGCCGAGCGCGACGATTCCCGCCACCTTCAGCCCGGTGCTGACGTTCCGCGAACGCGAGGGAACAACGCTGGTAATCTTGCGCGAGCAGGCCGAAGCGGCGGGACTACATTACGCTTTTCCTGCGCGCCTGATCACCTTGACGGTTCACTCCGCGCTCGATGCGGTGGGCTTTCTGGCGGCAATCACGGCGCGTCTGGCGGAAGCCGGCATCAGCGTGAACGCCGTGTCGGCCTTCCATCACGATCATCTCTTCGTGCCGGCTGACAAGGCCGATGCGGCGATGGCCGTTCTGCAAGAGATGTCGAACGCGAAGCACGCGTAG
- a CDS encoding response regulator, whose product MAKTVLIVEDNELNMKLFRDLLEAHGYQTSGTSNGYEALDLVRKMRPDLVLMDIQLPQVSGLEVTRWIKDDPELRAIPVVAVTAFAMKGDEERIREGGCEAYLSKPISVGKFIETVRRFIG is encoded by the coding sequence ATGGCTAAGACCGTCCTGATCGTGGAAGACAACGAGCTCAACATGAAGCTCTTCCGCGACCTGTTGGAGGCGCACGGCTACCAGACCTCCGGCACCAGCAACGGATATGAGGCGCTCGACCTCGTTCGCAAGATGCGGCCCGACCTCGTGCTGATGGATATCCAATTGCCGCAGGTCTCGGGCCTCGAGGTCACGCGCTGGATCAAGGACGATCCGGAGCTGCGTGCCATTCCCGTCGTCGCGGTCACGGCGTTCGCGATGAAGGGCGACGAAGAGCGCATCCGCGAGGGCGGCTGCGAAGCCTATTTGTCCAAGCCGATCTCGGTCGGCAAATTCATTGAGACGGTCCGGCGTTTTATCGGATAG
- a CDS encoding TetR/AcrR family transcriptional regulator, with translation MAPPPNQQTMKERILETADKLFYLQGIRAIGVDTIAAEVGISKRTLYNHFPSKDALIAAYLERRFVHARPSDKPPAEQILGTFDALERRFAAKDFRGCPFVNAVAELGPADRAVKKIAIAFKESRRLWFRDRLNELGVADAEALATQLVLLVDGSIAQDLVRDDPAMARAAKEAAKVLLRNAGVDVGGDAVKPMKGRKPAPS, from the coding sequence ATGGCTCCCCCGCCCAACCAACAGACGATGAAGGAGCGGATCCTCGAGACCGCCGACAAGCTGTTCTACCTGCAAGGCATTCGCGCCATCGGCGTCGACACCATCGCGGCCGAGGTCGGCATCTCCAAGCGCACGCTCTACAACCACTTCCCCTCCAAGGACGCGCTGATCGCGGCCTATCTGGAGCGCCGCTTCGTGCACGCGCGCCCCTCCGACAAGCCGCCGGCCGAGCAGATTCTCGGCACCTTCGATGCGCTGGAGCGCCGCTTTGCGGCCAAGGATTTTCGCGGCTGCCCGTTCGTGAATGCGGTCGCCGAGCTTGGGCCTGCGGACCGCGCCGTGAAGAAGATCGCAATCGCCTTCAAGGAAAGCCGCCGCCTCTGGTTTCGCGACCGGCTGAACGAGCTCGGCGTTGCCGATGCGGAGGCGCTGGCAACGCAGCTCGTGTTGCTGGTCGACGGCTCCATCGCGCAGGACCTCGTCCGCGACGATCCCGCGATGGCGCGTGCGGCAAAGGAAGCGGCGAAGGTGTTGTTGCGGAATGCGGGGGTGGATGTGGGTGGTGATGCCGTGAAGCCGATGAAGGGACGCAAGCCCGCGCCGTCGTAG
- the rpmG gene encoding 50S ribosomal protein L33 translates to MAKAVTIKVKLVSSADTGFYYVAKKNSRTMTDKLVKKKYDPVARKHVEFKEAKIK, encoded by the coding sequence ATGGCCAAAGCGGTCACCATCAAGGTCAAGCTCGTGTCCTCGGCTGACACCGGCTTCTACTACGTCGCCAAGAAGAATTCGCGCACCATGACCGACAAGCTGGTCAAGAAGAAGTACGACCCGGTCGCGCGCAAGCACGTCGAATTCAAGGAAGCCAAGATCAAGTAA
- a CDS encoding RidA family protein, with amino-acid sequence MPKLDHLRPSGLHHNPAYSHVVTASGARTIYISGQVSVDEEGRIVGEGDIAAQTTQVMQNLGHALKAAGASYANIVKITTFVVNYKPELRPIIGKARSAFFEGMEPPASTLVGVSALAAPEWLIEIEAVAVAD; translated from the coding sequence ATGCCCAAGCTCGACCATCTCCGCCCTAGCGGCCTGCATCACAATCCGGCCTATTCCCACGTCGTGACCGCTTCCGGCGCGCGTACCATCTACATCTCCGGCCAGGTGTCGGTGGACGAGGAGGGGCGGATCGTCGGCGAGGGCGATATTGCCGCGCAGACGACGCAGGTGATGCAGAATCTCGGGCACGCGCTGAAGGCGGCCGGCGCGAGCTACGCCAACATCGTGAAGATCACGACCTTCGTCGTGAACTACAAGCCGGAGCTGCGCCCGATCATCGGCAAGGCCCGCTCGGCCTTCTTCGAAGGCATGGAGCCGCCGGCCTCCACGCTCGTCGGCGTCTCCGCGCTCGCCGCGCCGGAATGGTTGATCGAGATCGAGGCGGTGGCGGTCGCGGATTGA
- a CDS encoding DoxX family protein — translation MAMLLRSRSLTSGVDAFAAGSANLLILVGRILLAWVFVGSAYGAITNFSGSVSYFRSLNVPAPELFTATTVALEVIMSAGLILGFGTRYCAVLVFLFVLMATAIAHRYWEYPVGSQQIGQYNHFLKNISIMGGAMLILVTGGGRFSLDRKLAG, via the coding sequence ATGGCGATGCTACTCCGCTCTCGCTCGCTCACATCCGGGGTCGACGCGTTCGCCGCTGGCAGCGCCAACCTGCTCATTCTGGTCGGCCGCATTCTGCTGGCCTGGGTCTTCGTCGGAAGCGCGTACGGAGCCATCACCAATTTCAGTGGCTCGGTGAGCTATTTCAGGTCGCTGAACGTTCCAGCGCCTGAACTGTTCACGGCGACCACCGTGGCACTGGAAGTAATCATGTCGGCTGGTCTGATACTCGGCTTTGGTACGCGCTACTGCGCAGTCTTGGTTTTCCTGTTTGTGTTGATGGCGACTGCGATCGCGCATCGCTACTGGGAATACCCCGTCGGTTCGCAGCAGATTGGGCAATACAATCATTTCTTGAAGAACATCTCGATCATGGGAGGCGCGATGCTGATCCTGGTCACCGGCGGTGGCCGGTTCTCGCTCGATCGGAAGCTGGCGGGATAG
- a CDS encoding ABC transporter substrate-binding protein: MKRRVLVTLLGAAAMALSLAAHAQQPAVPRVGYVWSGVRGTDVYYQTGFRQGLADLGYVVGRTLLLEERYAEGKPERVPALIAELLTLNVDVLVTPGTPISQAAQRATSTVPIVCMSGDPIRAGLVASLARPGGNITGLSQLSGDYGVKWLELLKEAAPKVHRVAVLWNPDNPTTANQLELMQKAAPGLGLELTALSVRLADIDNSFAALGESGLDGLVVTDDPSLIPLVPRLIVLTAERRMPAIYPFRDSAQRGGLMSYSADLFKLWQRAAGYVDRILKGARPAELPVQQTTEVTLNINLKSAKALGLDIPMSLLARADEVID; this comes from the coding sequence ATGAAACGCCGCGTTCTGGTCACGCTTCTCGGCGCTGCGGCGATGGCCCTGAGCCTCGCAGCCCACGCTCAGCAACCGGCGGTGCCCCGGGTCGGCTACGTCTGGAGCGGCGTTCGCGGGACGGATGTGTACTACCAGACCGGCTTCCGACAGGGACTTGCGGACCTGGGATATGTCGTGGGACGCACCCTGCTGCTCGAAGAACGCTACGCCGAGGGAAAACCGGAGCGCGTTCCTGCGCTGATCGCTGAACTCCTCACGCTCAACGTCGATGTTCTCGTGACCCCAGGCACGCCCATTTCACAGGCTGCGCAACGTGCAACATCCACGGTGCCGATCGTCTGCATGAGCGGGGATCCCATCAGAGCCGGTCTTGTGGCAAGCCTTGCCCGGCCAGGTGGCAATATCACCGGGTTGTCGCAGCTCTCCGGCGATTACGGCGTCAAGTGGCTGGAACTGCTGAAGGAGGCGGCTCCGAAAGTTCATCGTGTCGCCGTGTTGTGGAATCCTGACAATCCGACGACTGCCAACCAACTCGAACTCATGCAAAAAGCGGCACCCGGGCTCGGTCTCGAGTTGACAGCCCTCTCGGTGCGGCTCGCGGACATCGATAACAGCTTCGCCGCACTGGGAGAGAGCGGCCTCGATGGCCTGGTCGTCACCGACGATCCATCGCTGATACCCCTCGTTCCCCGGCTGATCGTGCTCACCGCAGAGCGGCGAATGCCGGCGATCTATCCGTTCCGCGACTCGGCTCAGAGAGGAGGACTGATGTCGTACTCGGCCGACCTTTTCAAACTATGGCAACGCGCCGCAGGCTATGTTGATCGCATTCTGAAAGGGGCGCGTCCGGCAGAGCTTCCCGTCCAGCAGACTACGGAAGTGACCCTGAATATCAATCTCAAGTCCGCCAAGGCGCTCGGTCTCGACATTCCCATGTCGCTGCTTGCCCGCGCCGACGAAGTGATCGATTAG
- a CDS encoding DUF1127 domain-containing protein, with translation MATTYNASTSRQTFAPLRLGLSFFGDRFAALLEWYGRREIRGRLLALSDRELHDIGISRGEIDYVASNPDIDPRGGSLAK, from the coding sequence ATGGCTACAACCTACAACGCGTCCACCTCACGACAGACGTTCGCGCCGCTTCGGCTCGGCCTGAGCTTTTTTGGCGACCGCTTCGCTGCCCTGCTCGAATGGTACGGACGCCGAGAGATACGGGGCAGGTTGCTCGCCCTGAGTGACAGGGAGCTTCACGATATCGGTATCTCGCGCGGCGAGATCGACTACGTCGCTTCGAACCCGGACATCGATCCGCGTGGTGGCAGCCTCGCAAAATGA
- a CDS encoding PleD family two-component system response regulator: MSARILVVDDVPANVKLLEARLSAEYFDVMTASNGTEALAICARAECDIILLDVMMPDMDGFEVCRRLKTDPATHHIPVVMVTALDSPSDRNRGLEAGADDFLTKPVSDVVLIARVRSLTRLKMMTDELRMRAITSLEIGMQAPERSAVADTGKGGRILLVDDRQSSYERLATILAAEHTVDVEPNPTEALFHAAEGNYDLLIVSLDLNNFDGLRLCSQARSLERTRHVPILAIADPENSTRLLRGLEIGVNDYLLRPIDKTELLARARTQIRRRRYTDHLRDNVQNSIEMAITDALTGLHNRRYMESHLATLAEQASTRGKPLALMILDIDYFKSINDNYGHDAGDDVLREFAVRVRKSIRGIDLACRYGGEEFVIVMPETDLHVAGMVAERLRRSIAGEPFSVHKGAKRIEVTISIGLTTLEQKGESVADVLKRADTALYRAKHDGRNRVVSQAA, translated from the coding sequence GTGTCCGCGCGTATCCTGGTTGTCGATGACGTTCCTGCCAACGTCAAACTCCTCGAAGCCCGCCTGTCAGCCGAATATTTCGACGTGATGACCGCCTCGAACGGCACCGAGGCGCTGGCGATCTGCGCCCGCGCCGAATGCGACATCATCCTGCTCGACGTCATGATGCCCGACATGGACGGCTTCGAAGTTTGCCGCCGCCTCAAGACCGATCCGGCCACGCACCACATTCCCGTCGTGATGGTCACCGCGCTCGACAGCCCGTCCGACCGCAACCGCGGGCTGGAAGCCGGCGCCGACGATTTCCTGACAAAGCCCGTCTCCGACGTCGTGCTGATCGCGCGCGTGCGCTCGCTGACGCGGCTGAAGATGATGACCGATGAGCTGCGCATGCGCGCCATCACCTCGCTCGAGATCGGCATGCAGGCGCCCGAGCGCAGCGCCGTGGCCGACACCGGCAAGGGCGGCCGCATCCTGCTAGTCGACGACCGCCAGTCCTCCTATGAGCGGCTCGCGACGATCCTCGCCGCCGAGCACACCGTCGACGTCGAGCCGAACCCGACGGAGGCGCTGTTCCATGCCGCCGAGGGCAATTACGATTTGCTGATCGTCTCGCTCGACCTCAACAATTTCGACGGCCTGCGGCTCTGCAGCCAGGCGCGTTCGCTGGAGCGCACGCGCCACGTGCCGATCCTGGCGATCGCCGACCCCGAGAACTCGACGCGGCTGCTCCGCGGCCTCGAGATCGGCGTCAACGACTATCTGCTGCGCCCCATCGACAAGACCGAGCTGCTGGCGCGCGCCCGCACCCAGATCCGCCGCCGCCGCTACACCGACCATCTGCGCGACAACGTGCAGAACTCGATCGAGATGGCGATCACCGACGCGCTCACCGGGCTGCACAATCGCCGCTACATGGAGAGCCATCTGGCGACCCTCGCCGAGCAGGCCTCGACCCGCGGCAAGCCGTTGGCGCTGATGATTTTGGACATCGACTACTTCAAGTCGATCAACGACAATTACGGCCACGACGCCGGCGACGACGTGCTGCGCGAATTTGCCGTGCGCGTACGGAAATCGATCCGCGGCATCGACCTTGCCTGCCGCTACGGCGGCGAGGAGTTCGTCATCGTGATGCCGGAGACCGACCTTCACGTCGCCGGCATGGTCGCCGAGCGGCTGCGCCGCTCGATCGCGGGCGAGCCGTTCTCCGTGCACAAGGGGGCCAAGCGCATCGAGGTCACGATCTCGATCGGCCTCACCACGCTGGAGCAGAAGGGCGAGTCCGTCGCCGACGTCCTCAAGCGCGCCGACACGGCGCTCTATCGCGCCAAGCACGACGGCCGCAATCGCGTGGTGTCGCAGGCGGCGTGA